From Etheostoma cragini isolate CJK2018 chromosome 3, CSU_Ecrag_1.0, whole genome shotgun sequence:
ATTATGTCTTTGAAGTAAACCATAAACACATCACCTTGGCTTTGATTGCAACCTCCTCCCTCTTCCATATTCCAGTTTTAGGTTAATCTGCCTTGCCGGCTATCTTTACACACTTAGATTAATCCTGCTATTAGTCATACGATGGTtccagtatttatttataatattaagctgttcacatttacattacataagCTGTAATTGAGTATCATTAATGTTAAAGAGTCCCATGCACGGAACTGCCAACATTTCACTGAAGCAGATACTAATAAGGGAATAAGTTGATTTCTAAAAATACATGGTAGCAATAGTAACTAGTGGTGGGTGGATTGATCCAAATATCGATAACATGGATACCAAAGTTGGTATTGATATTCATCAATACTTTAGTTTCAGTTTCTCTCCAGAATGCACCACTGTGGTTTCATCAAAGCTGCGACCTGGCTGGCTGTGTCTGTGTAAGGGCTGCTCCTGTCACAGCGCGGAGCAGGCACACTTTGCTCCTTCTCCCCCCTCTTTGCCCCTTCTCCCCCCTCTTGTAATTCAATGTTGTACTGTCACATGACTCAGCGGCGCCAGAAGCAAGCAGCCAGcggcccacacacacaagcagcacaGAGACGGGGCAGAAGAATGGCATAATGGAAGAAAAGTGCTGTGTGGCTATGTGTTCaggccaaaaataaaacaacagcaagCTGTATAATTTATAAATGATTGTAAGATACAATGTTAACACTAGCATATACAAATTCTGGGTTTTAACTTTTTAGAAATCCAAATgataaatcacaaaaaacacttaaaggtCATGAGAATTCCTTTAGATTGAGCCATTTATTAGAAAGTATTGGTAGTATTTCGGTATCAGTGATACTGGCCCTGTATTTACTTGGTATCGGATTGACATCAAATTTTGCtatgaaaaactaaataaataaaactattgtttttgttgttgccatgcTTTTAGTGAAAGTtgacaatgtaaatgtaacataaATGAGTAGTAAATAGCTATGCCCTTTCTCACCAGGCCTCCAGTGTCGGGGTTGATGCTGTAGGTAGAGTTGGCGGACCTCGGGCTGTTTTTGGGCTCCTGAGGAAGCTCCTCGTTGTTGTGGTACCAGCGGTACTGAGAAGCAGGGAAGCCTTCGTTCTCCAGACATCGCAGCTCGGTTGATGTTCCGACGGTGACCGCCTCTGGCACACGGCAGCGTGGTACAACAGGTTtcactgcacacagacacagacacacatcaatCTACTGCACCTACGGCCTGCTCTTGTTAAGATTAAGCCATTGAATTTTGTATAgatttttttggaaatacacttatttgtgtctgtttagcTTTGTGTAAAAGCAAAGTGGGTCACACTAAAAGCATTAAACATCAAAGGATCAACAACACAATAGAATGTACTAAACAGAAAGAACCttaacaaaaaaggcaaaacgTGCGTTCAAGAAACGAGGAAATACAAGTAGGTCTTgtgaagtaaaaaatatataatatataaaaatatattgaaagtgtttattttgtggagcgcTGCGTCTCGTCCGTTGGCTGTGTGGCTTAGTTCTGTTTGATTTAGAGCTAGCTTGAAACCCTATAATGATCctgtttcattggccagttaccGTGCACGGGTCCACTACGTGACAAACCCTCCGGAGCGCACCACGTGTGTGCAGATTTTGAGAGAGTGACATCACAGTAACAACAAGTCTTGAGGAAGTCAGTGCAGCAGGCCCAGAAACAGTATGGCACATAACTCCTTAAAAATAACACATCAAATTAacgttttcacttttttggtCTTGCCACGtatgaaacaaacaaagtatagaagttaattagtgagctttacaGGTGCTGGTCCACCTGTCCACCAGCATCCATCAGACTGTTGAACAAACAATAACCCCCCTCCCATCCATCATTCCAGACTCTGTCCTATTCTCCCTACCCACCCCTCTACTCGTAGCTACCCCCAGGGTTTTGAGTTTCTTGTAGTAATTCagtatttcacatttatttattctctggTATGATTAATATGGACTATGTATTgctgtatgttgtgtttgaatgtgccTGACCCCAAACAGCgttcttttgatttgatttgttaaGCAGATGTTGCTGTTGGACTGAGTCGGGCTAGCTGTTATCACCTGTTTTCATCCTTCATGCTAGCCATCCTAATCCACTGCCGGCTATAGGTTTAAATTTTAGGGACAGGTATAATATTAgacaaatgttgatttttttccctctaagtattggcaagaaagcaaataatcTATCAAAGTATTTGTTTAATATGAATATACAATTCATTGATACTCCTTAATGTTAAAACTGAAGTGCTCTATTATCTTCTCTTTATCTGTTAACCTACAAGAATGTAAAGTGTAGATGTGCTTTAAGTCTTCAATCATAGACTAGTCGGTGGTGTGGAACGTGCTCACCGTACCTCTTACTGCGAGACTAATGAGTATCTCATCAAAGTCCCTTTGATCGTCGATGGCGGCCACCTCACAGCGGTACTCTGCTGTGTCGGCCCGAGTGGTGTTAAGGATCAGGATGTTGGCGGGCTCTCTGAGCTGAGCTCTCTGCTCCAAGTCCCCTTttaagagaggggaaaaaaactctttacAATTGCTCATTCACATTAACAGCGGGCTTTCACAgttcacagaaaaacagaattcAATGCCAAGTTCCTTCAAGGTACCATTCATTCAGCCAAGCTTTCAGCCCTGAGACATTACTGTGAAAGGCTGCAGCCCACGGGTTAATGGAGTTTTCAAAACAAGCGGTTTACCTGCTATCCTGTTTTGAAAGTACACATAACTGGGGACACCGTTCTTAATCTTTTTCCACTCAATCCTCGGGTTGTTTGTTGAGATGGACTCTATTAAACAGGTCAGCTCGATGGCTGCGGGGGAAACAGAATGcatcatgaaaagaaaagctacTTTAGCTAAATAGGTTAGAGCGATTTTTCTGCAACTTACGCTCAAATTCATTTGCCCACACAACCTTGTCCGTGGTTCGGAGGATTACCCCAAGTGATGATGGGATGTGACCTgcgagggggaaaaaaagaagaaggaagacaCTGAAAGCTGAGTAACCCTGATGGCACACAGAAGCATTTTCATTAGCAGACTTTATTAACTGGGCATGTTGCCTAATAAACAGTGGATTAGAGTGATAAATATAGAACCTCTCAGAGAGCCTTGGGATCTGATTTAGGGTAAACATTTCTTATTAATCACTTCACATTTCTGTTCAAGAAGATTAATACCTGGGTCTAAAAATTAATTTCACATGCACAGCATAGACTTTGGGCATAAACTGACTCGTGGGAATAAACTGACAGTATGTGACTTGGGTCCTTTTATAGTGGTTAATTGGATAATAAATTGGCTGGTGATGTAACGTcgaatgtaacattttttttattgttctggCTTTACCCCTGTGCACTGCCTTTTAAATGAAACCCTGACAGAAGTTAAAGTGCTGACTTCCAGCTTTGCACCTTTTTGTTTGACACACCCTGGAGAGCGAGTGTGGGAAGACTTTTAACCAAAGTCCCAGTGTGAGGACAATGCAGCAGCAGGACAACATCATAAGCATACTGACAAGGCAACCAAGTATTGTTTCAAAGACTAAGACCAAAGGCAAGAAGCTCCTGAAACAAGTCCGACTCAAGATGGGAATGCAGTCCTTTATAAACCAGGGGTTTCCTAagtatttataataatttaattgaatgtttatgtgtttttgtattttagttcAGCATAACTTGATAGGCTGCACgtacacaacacaacatacGCTTGTACCGACGACAAGTAGAAAGGAAGACTGCcaaagaaagtaaaaataaagacgATGCTTTTAGACTCAGAGTGGATGGGCTTGTCTGATttccatcaaaaacaaatctgatgtCAGAATATGAGCATCTGCGAGTGTCTGGGTGACAATGTGCCTCTGAGGCATAGCTGGAATTGGAAAATAGTGGGTTGGTCATTAGAGCAGAACATTGTAAAACATTAcaagatattttaaattttttaggTTTAGTGAAGGAGCTTCTTCACCGAATTGTGACACTAATTCACACTGCGGTTCACGTGATAAATAATTTACCCAACACAAAACAACTCAGAAGCACAAAAATAACGACAGTGGGAATGTGCTTAAATTCAAAGGATATTTAATCAACCATATCGTGTTTTCCCCCCGGCACAAACAACACATGATGAGATATACTTATTTTAAGTTCACTGCATGAGTTCACTCCTTTGAGCAAACAgtgttattttgtaaatgtcagATTTTAATGGCAAGGGGCATGCATCACAAGTGTTCTCAAACCTGGGCCAGTGGACCGAAAATAAGAGAGTAAGAGTGTAGAGCGAGGGGTGTGAA
This genomic window contains:
- the jam3a gene encoding junctional adhesion molecule 3B gives rise to the protein MATSTSLFRSILIPNLSEVLSVCSCNRYMRRCKMAILQLIACFVLYTSLGHIPSSLGVILRTTDKVVWANEFEPIELTCLIESISTNNPRIEWKKIKNGVPSYVYFQNRIAGDLEQRAQLREPANILILNTTRADTAEYRCEVAAIDDQRDFDEILISLAVRVKPVVPRCRVPEAVTVGTSTELRCLENEGFPASQYRWYHNNEELPQEPKNSPRSANSTYSINPDTGGLKFQRVRKEDAGDYYCQARNDAGYAQCPSQMMEVYDVDYLGIFFKSFGAVTVFVCLTASICHSFRRGCFHKKGHNENNYNWPAQNDGVVYGEADEGHFRHKSSFII